A stretch of Plasmodium chabaudi chabaudi strain AS genome assembly, chromosome: 14 DNA encodes these proteins:
- a CDS encoding ATP synthase subunit beta, mitochondrial, putative, whose protein sequence is MNKFRFLKSVCSKKFANQISPQNLKANRRFLSTAENANLKKNINSSNVKGNVKANANVGKISQVIGAVVDVEFQKTPPAILNALEVELDNKKLILEVAQHLGNKVVRTIAMDATDGLVRGQDVIDCGIPISVPVGKETLGRIMNVIGEPIDECGDIKSKKLLPIHRDPPLFTDQSTEPALLITGIKVVDLIAPYAKGGKIGLFGGAGVGKTVLIMELINNVAKKHGGYSVFAGVGERTREGNDLYHEMLTTGVIKKKKIKDNEYDFSGSKAALVYGQMNEPPGARARVALTGLTVAEYFRDEENQDVLLFVDNIYRFTQAGSEVSALLGRIPSAVGYQPTLATDLGALQERITTTKNGSITSVQAVYVPADDLTDPAPATTFSHLDATTVLSRSIAELGIYPAVDPLDSTSRMLTPDIVGAEQYEVARNIQQILQDYKSLQDIIAILGIDELSEQDKLTVARARKVQRFLSQPFAVAEVFTGKPGRFVELEDTIKGFSELLKGNCDDLPEMAFYMVGGLDEVKSKAIEMAKQV, encoded by the coding sequence ATGAATAAGTTTCGATTTTTAAAGAGCGTGTGCTCCAAAAAATTTGCAAATCAAATAAGTCCACAAAACTTAAAAGCAAATCGCCGTTTTTTAAGCACAGCCGAAAATgctaatttaaaaaaaaatattaattcatCTAATGTAAAGGGAAATGTAAAAGCAAATGCAAATGTTGGGAAAATATCACAAGTCATCGGTGCTGTTGTGGATGTAGAATTTCAAAAAACACCACCAGCAATTTTAAATGCTTTAGAAGTAGAAttagataataaaaaattaatacttGAAGTAGCTCAACATTTAGGTAATAAAGTGGTTAGAACAATTGCTATGGATGCTACTGATGGATTAGTTAGAGGACAAGATGTTATTGATTGTGGAATTCCAATTAGTGTTCCTGTAGGAAAAGAAACATTAGGAAGAATTATGAATGTGATTGGTGAACCAATTGATGAATGTGGTGAtattaaaagtaaaaaattattacccATACATAGAGATCCACCACTATTTACTGATCAAAGTACAGAACCTGCTTTACTAATAACCGGAATAAAAGTTGTCGATCTTATTGCACCATATGCAAAAGGTGGGAAAATCGGTTTATTTGGAGGTGCAGGTGTCGGAAAAACGGTGCTAATTATGGAATTGATTAATAATGTTGCTAAAAAGCATGGTGGGTATTCTGTTTTTGCAGGAGTAGGTGAAAGAACAAGAGAAGGTAACGATTTATATCATGAAATGTTAACAACTggtgttataaaaaaaaaaaaaataaaagataatgAATATGATTTTAGTGGTTCAAAAGCCGCTTTAGTATATGGACAAATGAATGAACCTCCAGGAGCCCGTGCAAGAGTTGCCCTAACAGGTTTAACTGTTGCTGAATATTTTAGAGATGAAGAAAATCAagatgttttattatttgtagataatatttatagattTACACAAGCTGGTTCTGAAGTATCTGCATTATTAGGTCGTATACCATCAGCTGTCGGATATCAACCAACTTTAGCTACCGATTTAGGTGCATTACAAGAAAGAATTACAACCACAAAAAATGGTTCTATCACATCTGTGCAAGCAGTTTATGTACCTGCTGACGATTTAACAGATCCTGCACCAGCTACAACATTTTCACATTTAGATGCAACAACTGTTTTGTCAAGATCTATAGCAGAGTTAGGAATATACCCAGCTGTCGATCCATTAGATTCGACATCTCGTATGTTAACACCAGATATTGTAGGAGCAGAACAATATGAAGTTGCAAGAAATATTCAACAAATTTTACAAGACTATAAATCATTACAAGATATTATTGCAATTCTTGGTATTGATGAATTATCGGAACAAGATAAATTAACTGTTGCAAGAGCTCGAAAAGTTCAAAGATTTTTATCACAGCCTTTTGCTGTTGCTGAAGTTTTTACAGGTAAACCAGGAAGATTTGTAGAACTTGAAGATACAATAAAAGGTTTTTCTGAATTACTCAAAGGAAATTGTGATGATCTTCCTGAAATGGCTTTTTACATGGTTGGAGGTTTGGATGAAGTTAAATCAAAAGCAATAGAGATGGCTAAACAGGtgtaa
- a CDS encoding clustered-asparagine-rich protein, putative, which translates to MSSEILNATIDGVLNTKLHIQNIPPHITDSHLRSVLGNAGQIKDICYFNKSKKQINNNFGNNKKIYNTALITFNTHEEALNVLKNIKNLIDTSSEERSIEAKFAVPNLNNNMLNKNNMNGNMSNNNNNFQNNFNNENFGNNNNNMNNFNFYNNNSQNSFMNRNVRNKNPNNVMNINNMNNTQMNNMPMMNQNNFMLNNNYKNNKNMNDMLGDDTISPKSANTNINNSGNNSPMFRQNNNVNMYQGNDSALDEHNDNTEGLSLWEIYKDKNNNTFYYNNLTKHSQWNKPIHPNKLFQHNNNEKTKQNGPSGSNLFIFHIPSEWTDLDLFQHFCCFGNIISSKIQRDSTGRNSGFGFVSYDNVMSAHHAIQFMNGYFVNNKYLKVQLKKGEDIKDVQD; encoded by the coding sequence atgagcagtgaaatattaaatgcAACAATCGATGGAGTTCTAAATACGAAACTTCATATTCAAAACATCCCCCCACACATTACCGACTCCCATTTAAGATCGGTATTAGGAAATGCAGGTCAGATTAAAGATATATgctattttaataaaagtaaaaagcagataaataataattttggtaataataaaaaaatatataatacagcTTTGATCACATTTAATACTCATGAAGAAGCATTAAatgttttgaaaaatataaaaaatttaattgaCACAAGTTCTGAAGAAAGAAGTATTGAAGCAAAATTTGCTGTTCCTAATCTTAATAACAATAtgcttaataaaaataatatgaacgGAAATATGTCtaacaataataacaatttccaaaataattttaataatgaaaattttggcaataacaataataatatgaataactttaatttttataataacaattcACAAAATAGTTTTATGAACCGAAAtgtaagaaataaaaatccaaataatgtaatgaatataaacaatatgaataatacacaaatgaataatatgcCTATGAtgaatcaaaataattttatgcttaataataattataaaaataataagaatatGAATGACATGCTAGGAGATGATACTATAAGTCCCAAAAGCGCGAACAccaatattaataatagcGGTAATAATAGTCCTATGTTCcgacaaaataataatgtaaatatgtatCAAGGTAATGATAGTGCATTAGATGAGCATAATGACAATACTGAAGGATTAAGTTTATGGGAAAtttataaagataaaaataataatactttttattataacaatttaaCAAAACATAGTCAATGGAATAAGCCAATACATCCAAATAAACTTTTTCAGCATaacaataatgaaaaaacaaaacaaaacGGACCTAGTGGaagtaatttatttatttttcatattcctAGTGAATGGACTGATTTAGATTTATTTCAACATTTTTGTTGTTTtggaaatataatttcttCAAAAATTCAAAGAGATAGTACAGGAAGAAATTCAGGATTTGGTTTTGTTAGTTACGACAATGTTATGAGTGCACACCATGCAATTCAATTTATGAATGgctattttgttaataacaaatatttgaaaGTTCAACTCAAAAAGGGAGAAGACATAAAGGATGTACaagattaa
- a CDS encoding serine hydroxymethyltransferase, putative: MFNNEPLKKFDPELHSILLDEEKRQKETINLIASENLINASIKECLGHAVSNKYSEGYPRKRYYGGNDYIDKIEELCCQRALDAFNLSSEEWGVNVQSLSGSAANVQALYALVGIKGKILGMHLCSGGHLTHGFYDDKKKVSVTSDMFESRLYKSNSEGYIDLNVVREMALSFKPNVIICGYSSYPRDIDYKKFREIADEVNAYLLADIAHISSFIACGDLNNPFLYADVVTTTTHKILRGPRSAMIFFNKKRNPGIEQKINSSVFPSFQGGPHNNKIAAVACQLKEVKTESFKNYTKQVIANSKALAKFLMNNNINLVTSGTDNHIVLLDLRSFGITGSKLQEVCNAINISLNKNTIPSDNDCVSPNGVRLGTPAITTRGAKESDMEFIANTLLKAIKIAVSLQEKYGKKLVDFKNGLTNNPEIDTLKSEVIQWVTQFPIP; this comes from the exons ATg tttaACAATGAACCCCTTAAAAAATTCGACCCGGAGTTACattctattttattagaTGAAGAGAAACGACAAAAGGAGACAATAAACCTTATAGCATCAGAG AACTTAATAAACGCATCGATAAAAGAATGTTTAGGGCATGCAGtaagtaataaatattccGAAGGATACCCTAGAAAGAGATACTATGGAGGAAATGATTATATAGATAAAATAGAAGAACTATGTTGCCAAAGAGCTTTAGATGCATTTAATTTGAGTTCCGAAGAATGGGGAGTGAACGTTCAATCCTTATCTGGTTCTGCTGCAAATGTACAAGCATTATATGCTTTAGTAGgaataaaaggaaaaatattagGAATGCATTTATGCTCAGGTGGACATTTAACACATGGATTttatgatgataaaaaaaaagtttctGTTACATCTGATATGTTTGAATCTagattatataaaagtaaTAGTGAAGGCTATATAGATTTAAATGTAGTTAGAGAAATGGCATTATCTTTTAAACCTAATGTTATAATATGTGGATATTCAAGTTACCCTAGAGATATAGATTATAAAAAGTTCAGAGAAATAGCAGATGAAGtcaatgcatatttattagcAGATATTGCACATATATCTAGTTTTATTGCATGTGGAGATTTAAAtaatccatttttatatgcagATGTAGTTACTACTACTACTCACAAAATTTTAAGAGGACCAAGAAGTGctatgatattttttaataaaaaaagaaatccAGGTATTGagcaaaaaattaacagtTCTGTTTTCCCAAGCTTCCAAGGAGGTccacataataataaaatagctGCTGTTGCATGTCAACTCAAAGAAGTTAAAACTGAATCCTTTAAGAATTATACAAAACAAGTAATAGCAAATAGTAAAGCGCTAgctaaatttttaatgaataataatatcaatCTAGTAACAAGCGGAACAGATAAtcatattgttttattagaTCTCAGAAGTTTTGGTATAACAGGTTCAAAATTACAAGAAGTATGTAATGCAATTAATATATcacttaataaaaatactataCCTAGTGATAATGATTGTGTATCACCAAATGGTGTACGTCTAGGAACACCTGCTATAACAACACGAGGTGCTAAAGAAAGTGATATGGAATTTATAGCCAATACCTTATTAAAAGCAATTAAAATTGCAGTTTCTTTACAAGAAAagtatggaaaaaaattagtagATTTCAAAAATGGGTTAACTAATAATCCTGAAATTGATACCTTAAAGAGTGAAGTTATACAATGGGTAACACAATTTCCAATTccttaa
- a CDS encoding vesicle transport v-SNARE protein VTI1, putative, producing MSDSLYNDYKNNCYEYMKTVNYTEKIIKDNNSDQNKLLNIYEKAVNSAESMFKRMQLEVETNSIIGDRQNELNEIHTKITEYKYKLKKYKDEFLENNLPKKNVNNNFDDDRAFLLTDIDILEKGDVYINQSKILLDNSEYISNDVMRLLNKQKESLKKNISNISFVTDKLDIAKNIMKSLKNKDLFNKYRLYIIYIFIFLTFSFVTIVKYNRYVSNTVNPATQNNNLIHDINNVNIQNEPYNHISNLPNLNQTNMAVNNLDNNIQNEQSDTNKIEKNNENTATDNSTINEE from the coding sequence ATGTCGGACtcattatataatgattataaaaacaattgctatgaatatatgaaaacaGTGAATTACACtgagaaaattataaaagataACAATTCagatcaaaataaattattaaacatTTATGAAAAGGCAGTAAACAGTGCTGAAAGCATGTTTAAACGCATGCAATTGGAAGTAGAAACAAATTCAATAATTGGTGATCgacaaaatgaattaaatgaaatacatacaaaaataacagaatataaatataaattaaaaaaatataaagatgaatttttagaaaataatttgccaaaaaaaaatgttaataataattttgatgatGATAGAGCATTTCTTCTTACTGATATAGACATATTAGAAAAAGGggatgtatatattaatcaatcaaaaatattattagacAATTCAGAATATATTAGTAATGATGTTATGagattattaaataaacaaaaggaatctctaaaaaaaaatatttcaaatatttcttttgttACCGATAAATTAGATATtgctaaaaatattatgaaaagtttaaaaaataaagacttatttaataaatatagattgtatattatatatatatttatctttttaacattttcttttgttacaattgtaaaatataatcgATATGTATCAAACACAGTTAATCCAGCtacacaaaataataatcttATTCACgatattaataatgttaatatacaaaatgagCCATATAACCATATAAGTAATTTACCAAACTTAAACCAGACAAATATGGCAGTAAACAATTTAGACaataatattcaaaatgaacaaagtgatacaaataaaatcgaaaaaaataatgaaaacaCAGCAACTGATAATAGTACCATAAACGAAGAATAG
- a CDS encoding pre-mRNA-splicing factor SYF1, putative, producing MNELGNVYDCDLLFNDDDRTLEGDGNNCEDTVAWANEENESYLKNIDFDIKNNMDKISTQYLFLYINTYKEKNIKNTKKLYNLKFYDIHLRKDEYPLLETEHNIVEYCINELINKENEKNEFDSLQKNDNNSNDTDEEHKYYLLKIYETILKHFPYSFKIWYHYIKDSIEMISDIYYNNKKEYEKINNIFENCLLYLYNFKSIYIMYIQFLYIQRNVKKIREVFNKSLQNICLNQHEDIWNYQLKFISKIDSKLINYEYIKRYVTIYPEQVIFLFNHYIKYKMHKQALSTFFYILNNDDINFDLGDKTKYDLYKEIFNLINSSKMLNNDVMEILRKNLDIFKNYENITSIYILLANNFVYEGRWNKAMDIYEEGISESYSINDFSVLFDNYIETLKVLIDLKIRGQDGNAIKLANKTDQDEETDESESENEMDISDDSIIDLYMDKINYLLDKRKIYIADIKLKNNKNNVYAWLSKIDVIDNENEKINLFNQCLKFFKDNDYTGKLSDVYITYAYYYYNNNNYKESVNVFHKAIEDTNIKSLNEMANIFCSWIELEILEKNYNEALQIARLSIDFNKTNNFDKKGLQIVSYNSDRTSIRKDNSTYGFQNVQNKFNLKNSIKLVCLVLDMEINYGTVETALCMFDLLYHSKSITIKMVLSFANYLYEQKYFNECFKVYEKAISIFHYPYLYPIYVNYINKYIERYKDKNISYVRELFKQAIYGTDNKTYVPKEFSKYIFLMYISFEENYGFLKKSLSIYKEAIPFLEEQDKIKFYKIFISKISKSYGIHKAREAFEEAIQTLTDDQAREICLLYIDMEYKLNEYDRVRALYVYTAQFTNPLKFPKFFQDWREFEALYGNEHTFRDMIRIKRSVRSMFTNSNSASFKDKHEETEEGKIEDTKRKLMEIIENETAENKKLKI from the exons ATGAACGAATTAGGAAATGTATATGATTGTGATTTGCTTTTTAATGATGATGATAGAACTTTGGAGGGAGATGGAAATAATTGTGAAGATACAGTAGCATGGGCTAATGAGGAAAATGAAAGCTACTTGAAAAATATCGActttgatataaaaaataatatggacAAAATATCAACACaatacttatttttatatataaacacatataaagaaaagaatataaaaaatacaaaaaaattatataatttaaaattttatgatataCATTTGAGAAAAGATGAATACCCTCTGTTGGAAACGGAACATAATATTGTAGAGTATTGTATTAATGAAttgataaataaagaaaatgaaaaaaacgaatTTGATAGTTTACAAAAGAATGATAACAATAGTAATGACACGGATGAAgaacataaatattatttactaaaaatttatgaaacaattttaaaacattttccTTACAGCTTTAAAATATGgtatcattatataaaggATAGTATTGAAATGATTagtgatatatattataataataaaaaagaatatgaaaaaataaataatatttttgaaaattgtcttttatatttatataattttaaaagtatatatattatgtatatacaatttttatatattcaaagaaatgtaaaaaaaataagagaagtttttaataagtctttacaaaatatatgtctAAATCAACATGAAGATATATGGAATTatcaattaaaatttatatcaaaaatagatagtaaattaattaattatgaatatataaaaagataTGTCACAATTTATCCTGAACaagtcatatttttatttaatcattatattaaatataaaatgcataAACAAGCTTTAagcacatttttttatatattaaataatgatgatataaattttgatttaGGAGATAAAACCaaatatgatttatataaagaaatatttaatttaattaattcatcaaaaatgttaaataatgatgttATGGaaattttaagaaaaaatctggatatttttaaaaattatgaaaatattacttcaatatatattttgttggCTAATAATTTTGTCTATGAAGGAAGATGGAATAAGGCTATGGATATTTATGAAGAGGGAATATCTGAATCATATTCTATTAATGATTTCTCTGTGctttttgataattatatagaaaCCTTAAAGGTATTGATAGATCTCAAAATACGAGGTCAGGATGGAAATGCCATCAAGCTAGCCAATAAAACTGATCAAGATGAAGAAACAGATGAAAGTGAAagtgaaaatgaaatggaTATTTCCGATGATTCTATTattgatttatatatggataaaataaattatttgttagacaaaagaaaaatatatattgcagatataaaacttaaaaataataaaaataatgtatatgcatGGTTAAGTAAAATTGATGTTAtagataatgaaaatgaaaaaatcaatttatttaatcaatgtttaaaattttttaaggaCAATGATTATACTGGAAAATTAAGtgatgtatatattacttatgcttattattattataacaataataattacaAAGAATCAGTAAATGTTTTTCATAAAGCTATAGAagatacaaatataaaaagctTAAATGAAATggcaaatatattttgttcatgGATTGAATTAgaaattttagaaaaaaattataatgaagCATTACAAATTGCTAGATTATCTAttgattttaataaaactaataattttgataaaaaggGATTACAAATAGTTAGTTACAATTCTGATAGGACATCCATTAGGAAGGATAATTCCACTTATGGTTTCCAAAATGtgcaaaataaatttaatttaaaaaattctatAAAATTAGTATGTTTAGTATTAGatatggaaataaattatggaACTGTTGAAACAGCTTTATGTATGtttgatttattatatcattcTAAAAGTATTACTATTAAAATGGTTTTGTCATTTgctaattatttatatgaacaaaaatattttaatgaatGCTTTAAAGTATATGAAAAGGCTATTTCTATTTTCCATTATCCATATTTATACCCAATTTatgttaattatattaataaatatattgaaaggtataaagataaaaatatttcgtATGTACGcgaattatttaaacaagCCATATATGGAActgataataaaacatatgtCCCTAAAGAATTTTCAAagtacatttttttaatgtacATTTCGTTTGAAGAAAATTATGGATTTCTGAAAAAATCACTAAGTATTTACAAAGAGGCTATTCCGTTTTTGGAGGAGCaggataaaattaaattttacaaaatatttatttcgaaG aTATCCAAATCGTATGGAATTCACAAAGCTAGAGAAGCATTTGAAGAAGCTATTCAAACGCTAACAGATGATCAA GCTAGAGAAATTTGTTTGTTGTATATTGATATGGAATACAAgttaaatgaatatgatCGAGTAAGAGCcctttatgtatatactgCTCAGTTTACAAATCCATTGAAATTCCCCAAATTTTTCCAG GATTGGAGAGAATTTGAGGCATTGTATGGAAATGAACACACATTTAGAGATATGATAAGAATTAAAAGAAGTGTCCGTAGTATGTTTAC aaattCAAATAGTGCTTCATTTAAGGATAAGCATGAAGAAACCGAAGAAGGAAAAATAGAAGATacgaaaagaaaattaatggaaattattgaaaatgaaactgctgaaaataaaaaattaaaaatataa